One window of Bacillus sp. THAF10 genomic DNA carries:
- a CDS encoding sodium:solute symporter, translated as MGVSIVVIGIVIVYLGVMVYIGYVSSKKIENNDDFLVAGRKMGPWLLAGSLAATEVGGGSTLGVVSKAYGDWGFSAFWYVTTMAVAFIILAFIAPLLRRSLVKTVPEYFTKRYGKKNGLLTSIIMLLPMVGLTAVQIIASATILSVMTGWEYTISVIVITGVVAAYSVMGGMYSVVYTDVVQWAFILIGMALIIPFALNAGGGFTELTANVPTEKWSMFDGAGFGTILALIVMYIASFTVGQEAVQRYYAAKDEKAAKKASIITSIVYALFAFIPAFIGILMYGMVQNGIINESIMTEYGANYALPLMAVEVLPSFVVGILFAALISATLSSASSNLLAAGSIFTNDLYKPYIKKNATDAELLKMIRLTMAVVCALSLAIAIFNFADIITLLMFSFTLRAGGAFIPYLLGHLWERATAAGSMASLVLGSITVVLAERGIINFFGLDPIYPALIVSALAFYFVSIYTSKPTAKLVDVNDHKQEKIS; from the coding sequence ATGGGTGTCAGTATAGTGGTTATAGGAATTGTTATCGTTTATCTGGGTGTAATGGTTTACATTGGGTATGTGTCATCTAAGAAGATAGAAAACAATGACGACTTTCTGGTAGCAGGAAGAAAGATGGGGCCTTGGCTGCTTGCAGGTAGTTTAGCCGCAACAGAAGTAGGGGGAGGTTCTACACTTGGCGTCGTTTCCAAGGCTTATGGAGATTGGGGATTTTCCGCATTTTGGTATGTAACGACTATGGCAGTAGCCTTTATCATTCTAGCATTTATCGCACCTCTTCTTAGACGTTCTTTAGTTAAAACAGTTCCTGAATATTTTACAAAAAGGTATGGAAAAAAGAATGGACTATTAACCTCCATTATTATGTTATTACCGATGGTAGGCTTAACAGCCGTTCAAATTATAGCATCTGCCACCATTCTCTCCGTGATGACGGGCTGGGAATATACCATCTCAGTGATCGTGATTACTGGAGTAGTTGCAGCCTATAGTGTAATGGGTGGCATGTATAGCGTGGTTTATACAGATGTCGTGCAATGGGCATTTATTCTAATCGGAATGGCCTTAATCATCCCATTTGCGTTAAACGCTGGAGGAGGATTTACAGAGCTTACTGCCAATGTTCCAACAGAAAAATGGAGCATGTTTGATGGCGCAGGGTTTGGTACTATTTTAGCGTTAATCGTCATGTATATCGCTTCATTCACAGTTGGACAAGAAGCGGTGCAACGCTACTATGCTGCCAAGGATGAAAAAGCAGCGAAAAAAGCATCCATTATCACTTCCATAGTCTATGCCCTATTCGCATTTATTCCTGCCTTTATCGGAATTCTTATGTATGGAATGGTCCAAAACGGGATAATTAATGAATCAATCATGACAGAATATGGCGCAAACTATGCCTTGCCATTAATGGCTGTAGAAGTTCTCCCATCGTTTGTGGTAGGAATCTTATTTGCAGCACTGATCTCCGCAACTCTATCCAGTGCATCAAGTAACCTACTAGCAGCTGGATCCATCTTCACAAACGACCTATATAAGCCTTACATTAAAAAGAATGCAACAGATGCGGAGCTACTAAAGATGATTCGCCTAACCATGGCTGTTGTCTGTGCACTCAGCCTTGCTATCGCTATCTTTAATTTTGCTGATATCATTACCCTCTTAATGTTCTCCTTTACGTTAAGAGCAGGTGGGGCATTTATCCCTTATTTACTTGGCCATCTGTGGGAACGCGCAACAGCTGCAGGAAGTATGGCCTCCCTAGTGTTGGGAAGCATCACGGTGGTTCTAGCAGAAAGAGGCATTATCAACTTCTTTGGTTTAGACCCAATCTATCCAGCTTTAATAGTAAGTGCACTTGCCTTCTATTTTGTATCTATTTATACAAGCAAGCCAACAGCAAAGCTGGTAGATGTGAACGATCATAAACAGGAAAAAATATCGTAA